In a single window of the Elaeis guineensis isolate ETL-2024a chromosome 8, EG11, whole genome shotgun sequence genome:
- the LOC140859621 gene encoding uncharacterized protein: MTHTHQDGTFVRDESRDLYERATSLIAERDDESAASTQQSRIEAEIFTELMGPERYGRVRGYGVGVTPTQLSEVSRYTQHAAADAQDSRVRRLEAEIQEIRQSRAAEMEEMRQSRAEMQAMRGQIDRLTSLLEMYGSSQAPGISGTRRDSGTSRGDNDDHPPAD; the protein is encoded by the exons atgactcatactcatcaggatggtacttttgttcgagatgagtcgagagatttatat gagagggctacatctctcattgcggagcgtgacgacgagtccgcagcatctacgcagcagagccgtatcgaggccgagatattcacagagttgatgggaccagagcgttacggccgagtgaggggttatggagtaggagtcacccccactcagttatctgaggttagtagatatacgcagcatgctgcagcagatgctcaggattcacgtgttcgcagactcgaggcggagatacaggagattagacagagtcgtgccgctgagatggaggagatgcgacagagccgtgccgagatgcaggccatgaggggacagattgatcgccttacatctttattagagatgtatggttcatctcag gctcctggcatatcaggcacccgtcgagatagcggcacgtcacgtggagacaacgacgaccatccgcctgcagattga